A genomic region of Prevotella scopos JCM 17725 contains the following coding sequences:
- the ftsY gene encoding signal recognition particle-docking protein FtsY produces the protein MGLFDLFGKKKKETLDKGLEKTKVNVFSKLARAVAGKSKVDDEVLDDLEEILVTSDVGVDTTIKIIRRIEERVSRDKYVSTSELNGILKSEITALLTENNTGDNGEWTLPEETHPYVILVVGVNGVGKTTTIGKLAWQFKQAGKKVYLGAADTFRAAAVEQIQIWGDRVGVPVIKQQMGADPASVAFDTLQSAKANGADVVIIDTAGRLHNKIGLMNELKKIKDVMKKVVPEAPHEVLLVLDGSTGQNAFEQARQFAAVTQITSLAITKLDGTAKGGVVIGISDQLKVPVKYIGLGEGMEDLQLFDKVQFVDSLFK, from the coding sequence ATGGGATTATTCGATTTATTCGGAAAAAAGAAGAAGGAAACGCTTGACAAAGGTCTTGAGAAGACAAAAGTAAATGTGTTCTCAAAATTGGCGCGTGCAGTGGCTGGGAAGTCAAAGGTTGATGACGAGGTTTTAGACGATCTTGAAGAAATACTCGTTACATCTGATGTTGGTGTTGACACAACCATAAAGATTATCCGTCGTATTGAGGAGCGCGTTTCTCGAGATAAGTATGTATCTACAAGCGAACTAAATGGAATTCTAAAGAGTGAGATAACAGCATTACTTACGGAAAATAATACTGGCGATAATGGAGAGTGGACACTCCCAGAGGAAACACATCCATACGTAATTCTTGTTGTCGGTGTAAATGGAGTTGGTAAGACCACAACGATTGGTAAACTTGCTTGGCAGTTTAAGCAGGCTGGAAAGAAGGTTTATCTTGGTGCTGCCGATACATTCCGTGCTGCTGCTGTTGAGCAAATTCAGATTTGGGGTGACCGTGTTGGTGTACCAGTTATAAAACAGCAGATGGGAGCTGACCCTGCGAGTGTGGCATTTGATACGTTGCAGAGTGCCAAAGCAAATGGAGCAGATGTTGTAATTATCGATACGGCTGGTCGCCTACATAACAAGATAGGCTTGATGAATGAGCTGAAGAAGATTAAGGATGTAATGAAGAAGGTTGTTCCTGAGGCTCCACATGAAGTTTTATTGGTACTTGATGGAAGTACAGGACAGAACGCTTTTGAACAGGCACGCCAATTTGCTGCAGTAACACAGATCACCTCACTTGCCATCACGAAACTCGATGGTACAGCTAAAGGTGGAGTTGTGATAGGTATTAGCGACCAACTGAAGGTCCCAGTAAAATATATAGGTTTAGGTGAAGGTATGGAAGATCTGCAACTCTTTGATAAAGTGCAGTTTGTAGATAGCCTATTTAAATAG
- a CDS encoding DUF58 domain-containing protein codes for MDTTELLKKVRKIEIKTLGLSQNIFAGQYHSAFKGRGMAFSEVREYQYGDDVRDIDWNVTGRFHRPYVKVFEEERELTVMLLVDVSGSLDFGTSGQLKRESATEIAATLAFSAIQNNDKIGVIFFSDNIEKYIAPKKGRKHILYLIREMLTFTPKSKKTDVGVSLEYLNKVMKRRCTAFVISDFYTRKDFSHELRIANKKHDVVAIQVYDPRAKEMPDVGLMKVLDAETGHEMYIDTHDVRIRQVHNKYWEERELRLHDMLSQSHVDSVAIATDVDYVQKLMTLFSKRNR; via the coding sequence ATGGATACAACTGAATTACTAAAGAAAGTCCGTAAGATTGAAATCAAAACTTTAGGACTAAGTCAGAATATCTTTGCAGGGCAGTATCATTCTGCCTTCAAGGGTCGTGGTATGGCTTTTTCTGAAGTACGCGAGTATCAATATGGTGATGATGTTCGTGATATTGATTGGAATGTTACAGGGCGTTTCCATCGTCCTTATGTTAAGGTTTTTGAAGAGGAACGTGAGCTAACTGTAATGTTGCTTGTAGATGTTAGCGGATCACTTGACTTTGGTACCTCGGGACAGCTCAAACGAGAAAGCGCAACGGAGATAGCAGCTACACTGGCTTTCTCTGCTATTCAAAATAACGATAAGATTGGTGTAATTTTCTTCTCAGATAATATTGAAAAGTATATAGCACCAAAGAAGGGTCGTAAGCATATTCTCTATCTTATCCGAGAGATGCTTACCTTTACTCCAAAATCTAAGAAAACGGATGTTGGAGTAAGTCTTGAATACCTCAATAAGGTTATGAAACGCCGTTGTACTGCTTTTGTCATCAGTGACTTTTATACGCGTAAGGATTTTAGTCATGAACTTCGAATTGCAAATAAGAAACATGATGTTGTTGCAATTCAAGTCTATGATCCTCGAGCAAAAGAAATGCCTGATGTTGGTTTAATGAAGGTTCTAGATGCTGAAACAGGTCATGAAATGTATATCGATACACATGACGTACGTATACGGCAAGTGCATAATAAATATTGGGAAGAACGTGAATTGCGTTTGCATGATATGTTAAGTCAGAGTCATGTAGATAGTGTGGCTATAGCAACCGACGTCGACTATGTACAGAAGTTGATGACGTTGTTTTCAAAGAGAAATCGATGA
- the rsmG gene encoding 16S rRNA (guanine(527)-N(7))-methyltransferase RsmG gives MIEIIKKYFPHLTPKQEEQFAALDTLYHDWNAKINVISRKDIDNLYEHHILHSLAIAKRINFREGTNVLDFGTGGGFPGIPLAILFPEANFKLIDGTGKKVRVAQEVAHAIGLDNVLPAHLRGEEEKGKFDFIVSRAVMPLSDLMKIVKKNIASDQHNVLPNGVIVLKGGNLDEELRPYKNIADKTELSQWFDEEWFKEKYLIYVPV, from the coding sequence ATGATTGAAATAATAAAGAAATACTTTCCTCATCTTACTCCCAAACAGGAAGAACAATTTGCCGCTCTTGATACATTGTATCACGATTGGAATGCAAAAATCAATGTTATCTCTCGCAAAGACATTGATAATCTCTATGAACATCACATCCTCCACTCATTGGCGATTGCTAAGCGAATAAATTTCCGTGAAGGTACAAATGTTCTTGACTTTGGTACTGGTGGGGGCTTTCCGGGTATTCCACTTGCTATTCTCTTTCCGGAAGCTAACTTCAAACTCATTGATGGCACAGGAAAGAAAGTAAGAGTAGCTCAAGAAGTAGCTCACGCAATCGGTCTTGATAATGTTCTCCCAGCTCACTTACGTGGAGAAGAAGAAAAAGGTAAGTTTGACTTCATCGTGTCACGTGCGGTTATGCCACTTTCTGATTTGATGAAGATTGTCAAAAAGAATATTGCATCAGATCAACATAACGTCTTGCCAAATGGCGTAATTGTTTTAAAAGGTGGTAACCTTGATGAAGAACTGAGACCATACAAGAATATAGCTGATAAGACAGAACTATCACAATGGTTTGATGAAGAGTGGTTTAAGGAGAAATACCTAATTTACGTACCCGTATAA
- the rimO gene encoding 30S ribosomal protein S12 methylthiotransferase RimO: MKKNQIDIVTMGCSKNLVDSELLMKQFEENGFHCTHDAERPQGEIAVINTCGFIETAKEESINTILEFINRKKNGQLNKLYVMGCLSQRYKDELEAELPEVDKFYGKFNYKQLLNELGKADVPACNGVRHLTTPRHYAYVKIAEGCDRHCAYCAIPLITGRHHSRPIEDVLEEVRRLVGQGVKEFQIIEQELTYYGVDLDGKHHITELISRMADIKGVEWIRLHYAYPNQFPLDLLDVIAEKPNVCKYLDIAFQHISDHMLNRMRRHVSKQETLYLIAEIRRRVPGIHLRTTLLVGFPGETDEDFEELKDFVTKARFERMGAFSYSEEEGTYSANHYEDDVPEEVKQARLDELMAIQQGISEELEAEKVGKIFKVIIDRKEGEYYVGRTEFCSPEVDPEVLIPSKEMVLRVGNFYDVRITDSDEFDLFGEVVK, encoded by the coding sequence ATGAAGAAAAATCAGATAGATATTGTAACCATGGGCTGCTCAAAGAATCTTGTAGATTCAGAGCTGCTGATGAAACAATTCGAAGAAAATGGCTTTCATTGCACGCATGATGCAGAACGTCCGCAAGGTGAGATTGCGGTTATCAATACATGCGGTTTTATCGAAACAGCAAAGGAAGAAAGCATCAATACGATTCTTGAATTTATTAATAGAAAGAAAAACGGACAGCTTAATAAACTTTATGTTATGGGCTGTCTTTCGCAAAGATATAAAGATGAACTTGAAGCAGAACTACCAGAAGTGGATAAGTTCTATGGAAAATTCAATTATAAGCAATTACTAAATGAGCTAGGGAAGGCTGATGTTCCTGCATGTAATGGCGTTAGACATCTGACGACACCACGGCATTACGCCTATGTGAAGATTGCTGAAGGATGTGATCGTCATTGTGCGTATTGTGCAATTCCATTGATTACAGGTCGTCATCATTCGCGTCCTATAGAGGATGTGTTGGAAGAAGTGCGAAGACTTGTAGGGCAAGGGGTGAAAGAGTTTCAGATTATTGAGCAAGAGTTGACTTACTATGGTGTAGATCTCGATGGTAAGCACCATATCACTGAACTAATCTCAAGGATGGCAGATATTAAAGGAGTAGAATGGATTCGCCTTCATTATGCTTATCCCAACCAATTCCCCCTTGATCTTCTCGATGTAATCGCAGAAAAACCAAATGTTTGTAAATATTTAGATATTGCATTTCAGCATATTTCTGACCACATGCTTAATCGTATGCGTCGTCATGTTAGCAAGCAAGAAACGCTTTATTTGATAGCTGAAATACGTCGTCGTGTTCCTGGCATACATCTTCGCACAACTCTTCTTGTTGGTTTTCCAGGAGAGACTGATGAGGACTTTGAAGAGTTAAAAGACTTTGTTACTAAAGCCCGCTTTGAACGTATGGGAGCCTTTTCTTATTCTGAAGAAGAAGGGACCTATAGTGCTAATCATTACGAGGATGATGTTCCAGAGGAAGTGAAGCAGGCTCGTTTGGATGAATTGATGGCTATTCAGCAAGGAATCTCTGAGGAATTAGAAGCCGAAAAGGTTGGTAAGATATTTAAGGTTATTATTGATCGAAAAGAAGGTGAGTACTATGTTGGTCGAACAGAGTTCTGTTCACCAGAGGTTGACCCAGAAGTACTGATTCCATCGAAGGAGATGGTTTTACGAGTTGGTAACTTCTATGATGTTCGTATCACAGACTCCGATGAATTTGATCTTTTTGGTGAGGTTGTTAAGTGA
- a CDS encoding AAA family ATPase: protein MAESIDIRELNERIERQSSFVTNLTTGMNQVIVGQRHLIDSLLISLLSDGHILLEGVPGLAKTLAIKTLSQLVDARYSRIQFTPDLLPADVIGTQIYSQKDEAFHVKKGPVFANFVLADEINRAPAKVQSALLEAMQEHQVTIGDSTFTLPDPFLVLATQNPIEQEGTYMLPEAQVDRFMLKVVIDYPTLEEEKLVIRENLQESMPVVHPVVSATEILEARHVVKDVYIDDKIMQYIADIVFATRYPERYQLPELKQMITFGGSPRASINLAKASCAYAFIKHRGYVVPEDVRAVAHDVLRHRIGLSYEAEATDLTTEKIISEIINKVQVP, encoded by the coding sequence ATGGCAGAATCTATTGATATTAGAGAGTTGAACGAACGGATAGAAAGACAGAGTTCTTTTGTAACCAACCTTACAACAGGTATGAATCAAGTCATCGTTGGACAAAGACATCTGATAGACTCTCTACTTATTTCTTTGCTTAGTGATGGACATATCCTACTTGAAGGTGTACCTGGTTTGGCTAAAACTTTAGCGATTAAGACGCTCTCACAACTTGTTGATGCACGTTATAGCCGTATTCAGTTTACCCCAGATCTTTTGCCAGCTGATGTTATTGGTACACAGATTTATTCTCAGAAGGATGAGGCTTTCCACGTAAAGAAAGGTCCTGTATTCGCAAACTTTGTTCTTGCTGATGAAATCAATCGTGCTCCAGCAAAGGTTCAGAGTGCGTTATTGGAAGCGATGCAGGAGCATCAAGTAACAATTGGTGATTCAACTTTTACACTACCTGATCCATTCCTAGTGTTGGCTACTCAAAACCCAATTGAGCAGGAGGGTACTTATATGCTTCCAGAAGCACAAGTTGATCGTTTTATGTTGAAGGTAGTTATTGATTATCCAACATTGGAAGAAGAGAAACTCGTTATCCGTGAGAATCTTCAAGAGAGTATGCCCGTTGTACATCCTGTTGTTAGTGCAACTGAAATACTTGAGGCACGTCATGTAGTTAAGGATGTATATATTGATGATAAAATCATGCAATATATTGCAGATATCGTTTTCGCTACACGTTACCCTGAACGTTACCAGTTGCCTGAACTGAAGCAAATGATAACATTTGGTGGAAGTCCACGTGCAAGTATCAATCTTGCAAAAGCAAGTTGTGCTTATGCTTTCATAAAGCATCGTGGCTACGTTGTTCCTGAAGATGTCCGTGCTGTTGCACATGATGTATTGCGTCATAGAATAGGTTTGTCATACGAAGCTGAAGCAACCGACCTTACAACGGAGAAGATTATCAGTGAGATTATTAATAAAGTCCAGGTACCTTAA
- a CDS encoding MFS transporter — protein MDTQNIPIHVRLWNKHFWLLAMANLLLVMSSYMLVATMPMRMIDRGYSMFQIALVMGVFFIGIYLFGSLSGYLVQRFRRKNVFNVSTLLLLAVTGVLYYLTNLPYHSFDYSLLVLLRFVQGAFYGLSQLVLLSTLIIDTVEAVHRTEANHTATWFGRFAISLGPLAGIMVYKTMSFPSVILLSCIFLGISFVFVNLIRFPFRMPSEDFSRFSCDRFLLKGSHWLFVNVALITTVLGVLLSIEHSPRFYGMLMVGFVIAILAERFVFADADLRSEATTGMIVIGIAILLMINRNQESVSYVVPILIGLGVGLIGSRFLLFFIKMSDHCQRGTSQSTFLLAWETGIGAGLFLSYGLFNMEQPLILWVCLGVLAVSLILYDTFIHSWYVKHKHR, from the coding sequence ATGGACACTCAAAATATACCTATTCACGTTCGATTGTGGAATAAGCATTTTTGGTTGTTGGCGATGGCTAATCTCCTATTAGTTATGTCTTCTTATATGCTTGTTGCTACCATGCCCATGCGTATGATTGATAGGGGGTATTCAATGTTTCAGATTGCTTTGGTAATGGGTGTCTTCTTTATAGGAATTTATCTTTTTGGTAGTCTTTCAGGTTATCTTGTTCAACGCTTTCGTCGCAAAAACGTCTTCAATGTCTCAACTTTATTGTTGTTGGCTGTCACAGGTGTACTATATTATTTGACCAATCTCCCATATCATTCCTTTGATTATTCATTGCTCGTATTACTTCGTTTTGTACAAGGTGCATTCTATGGATTGTCACAACTGGTACTTCTTAGTACATTAATTATCGATACGGTAGAGGCAGTTCATCGAACAGAAGCAAATCATACAGCTACATGGTTTGGACGTTTTGCAATTTCACTAGGACCCTTAGCAGGTATCATGGTGTATAAGACTATGAGTTTTCCTTCGGTGATTCTTTTGTCTTGTATCTTTTTGGGCATCTCTTTTGTGTTTGTCAACTTAATAAGATTTCCATTTCGTATGCCAAGTGAGGACTTTTCTCGTTTTTCATGCGATCGTTTTCTCTTGAAAGGAAGTCATTGGCTTTTTGTTAATGTAGCCCTTATTACGACAGTTCTCGGAGTCCTATTAAGCATAGAGCATTCACCACGCTTTTATGGAATGTTAATGGTAGGCTTTGTTATAGCCATCCTCGCTGAGCGTTTTGTCTTTGCTGATGCTGATCTACGCAGCGAAGCGACAACAGGGATGATAGTGATTGGAATTGCAATACTACTCATGATTAATCGTAATCAGGAAAGCGTTAGTTATGTCGTTCCAATTCTTATTGGTTTAGGAGTAGGATTAATAGGTAGTCGATTCTTGCTATTTTTTATTAAAATGTCTGATCATTGCCAACGTGGAACCAGCCAAAGTACGTTTTTACTAGCATGGGAGACTGGAATTGGTGCAGGATTGTTCCTTTCGTATGGTTTATTTAATATGGAGCAACCGCTTATCTTGTGGGTATGCCTTGGAGTCTTGGCTGTTTCGTTGATATTGTATGATACATTCATCCATAGTTGGTACGTAAAACATAAGCATCGGTAA
- a CDS encoding RsiV family protein, with translation MIKKLFTTFAFSAILFLFLSSCGHKATTPKKLDVQTAVVSVDTIARLSDAIQCHVHIDFTYLKGNKYDAINDSLLRMGLLQPDYFSINSEKLAPQTAIPAFVRQYIKDYMDIAQLIRQKEKDKSKLIGELTIKTELKAAMGNYITALSHIAINNGNGQQTKYTIVRNFNSQNGHLVTLQEQFGDDYKEQLTKEIIKRLADKEKLENDDIVGLQTRGYFVGIPPYPAENFILTDDSTVFIYTPGEINQNEVRVSIDN, from the coding sequence ATGATAAAGAAGTTATTTACAACGTTTGCCTTTTCGGCGATTCTATTTCTCTTTTTGAGTAGTTGTGGGCATAAGGCTACTACGCCAAAAAAGTTGGATGTACAAACAGCTGTGGTTTCTGTTGACACCATAGCACGTCTTTCGGATGCAATACAATGTCATGTTCATATTGATTTTACCTATCTGAAAGGAAATAAGTATGACGCCATAAACGATTCACTACTAAGAATGGGGCTTTTACAACCCGACTATTTCTCAATCAACAGCGAAAAGCTTGCTCCTCAAACAGCTATTCCTGCTTTTGTTCGTCAATACATTAAGGATTATATGGACATTGCACAGCTTATTCGTCAAAAAGAGAAAGATAAGAGCAAACTCATTGGTGAATTAACGATTAAAACGGAATTAAAAGCTGCTATGGGCAACTACATTACTGCACTATCTCATATAGCCATCAACAATGGTAACGGACAACAAACCAAATATACGATTGTACGTAACTTTAATTCTCAAAATGGACATCTAGTCACACTACAGGAACAATTCGGTGATGACTACAAAGAACAATTAACAAAAGAAATAATTAAACGTTTAGCCGATAAAGAGAAGCTTGAAAATGACGATATAGTAGGCTTACAAACAAGAGGTTACTTTGTAGGAATACCCCCCTACCCAGCAGAAAACTTTATCCTCACTGATGATTCGACAGTGTTTATCTATACACCTGGTGAAATTAATCAGAATGAAGTTAGAGTGTCGATTGATAATTAA
- a CDS encoding HU family DNA-binding protein, whose protein sequence is MNNKEFIAALAVKTGYTQDESQKMVKTVIDLMGKSFEAGDPVPVVGFGTFEVKKRMERVMVNPSTGLRMLVPPKLVLNFKPAATIKGHVRKGGQENG, encoded by the coding sequence ATGAATAATAAGGAATTCATTGCAGCATTAGCAGTAAAAACTGGATATACACAGGATGAAAGTCAGAAGATGGTTAAAACCGTTATTGACTTGATGGGTAAATCCTTTGAAGCAGGCGACCCTGTTCCTGTTGTTGGTTTTGGGACGTTTGAAGTGAAGAAACGTATGGAGCGTGTGATGGTTAATCCTTCAACAGGTTTGCGTATGCTGGTTCCTCCAAAGTTAGTTCTTAATTTCAAACCAGCTGCGACAATTAAAGGACACGTAAGAAAGGGAGGACAAGAAAATGGCTAA
- a CDS encoding HU family DNA-binding protein, with product MAKTIIQQITNALAKQYNLSAAEATAFVDAIFNIISSELKSGNQVKIKGLGTFKVQAVKPRESVNVNTGERVLIEGHDKISFTPDIVMKELVNKPFSQFETVVINDGVDTEELERVPAEEISDEVKITEVNELSTVISSDKEQNVLGKKDKIRVEISEVQKKETITEKEDKAEIISVKEEPVVEIEKNPERNNQSIDDTESLSSTEKQVNSESLVESSITNNVEEKLQGQSKKEEDGVVECDIKPEEVADTIAVVPEEKVTPIKEDFIEDTERPKASELCISPTDEDNDVDGSENGMLKKVALIAFIVIVCLGVFLWLRMGSTKSQKNSKEVAIQANATDDNSSVGTKTISADTTKTASASHKDSEKEEVAKVDSFAALNHDPRIRYGAYNIIGVERVVVLKKGQTMEKYSRKTLGADMVGYFQVLNGRKTMQAGDTMKVPKVELRPEYRK from the coding sequence ATGGCTAAGACAATAATACAACAGATAACAAATGCGTTAGCTAAGCAATACAATCTCTCTGCTGCAGAAGCGACAGCTTTTGTTGATGCCATTTTCAATATAATAAGCTCTGAACTTAAAAGTGGTAATCAAGTAAAGATTAAAGGACTGGGAACTTTTAAGGTTCAAGCAGTTAAGCCTCGTGAGAGCGTTAATGTTAATACGGGTGAGCGTGTGCTAATAGAAGGGCATGACAAAATAAGTTTTACTCCTGATATCGTGATGAAAGAACTTGTAAATAAGCCTTTCTCTCAGTTCGAAACAGTTGTTATCAATGATGGTGTTGATACGGAGGAGTTAGAGCGTGTTCCTGCCGAAGAAATTTCTGATGAAGTTAAGATAACGGAAGTCAATGAGCTTTCTACTGTCATTAGTTCTGATAAAGAACAAAATGTGCTTGGCAAGAAAGATAAAATTAGGGTTGAAATCTCTGAAGTACAGAAAAAAGAAACTATAACTGAGAAGGAAGATAAGGCTGAAATCATCTCTGTAAAAGAAGAACCCGTTGTTGAGATTGAAAAGAATCCTGAGCGAAACAACCAGTCTATTGATGATACAGAATCGCTATCTTCTACAGAGAAACAGGTGAATTCAGAATCACTAGTGGAATCTTCTATAACAAATAATGTTGAAGAGAAGTTGCAAGGTCAATCTAAAAAGGAAGAAGATGGAGTCGTAGAGTGCGATATTAAACCTGAAGAAGTAGCAGATACAATTGCTGTGGTTCCTGAAGAAAAGGTGACGCCAATAAAAGAAGATTTCATAGAAGATACTGAACGACCAAAAGCTTCAGAGCTTTGTATTTCTCCTACTGATGAAGATAATGATGTTGATGGTTCTGAAAATGGTATGCTGAAGAAGGTTGCTCTAATTGCATTTATAGTAATAGTATGTCTTGGCGTCTTTCTTTGGTTGCGAATGGGTAGTACTAAATCTCAGAAGAATTCAAAAGAAGTTGCTATACAGGCGAATGCTACTGATGATAATTCTTCAGTTGGAACCAAGACGATCTCTGCAGACACAACAAAAACGGCATCAGCAAGTCATAAGGATTCTGAAAAGGAAGAGGTGGCAAAAGTTGATTCTTTTGCAGCATTAAATCATGATCCACGTATTCGTTATGGTGCTTACAATATCATTGGTGTAGAACGTGTTGTTGTGTTGAAGAAAGGTCAGACGATGGAGAAGTATAGTCGTAAGACACTCGGAGCCGATATGGTTGGTTATTTCCAAGTTCTCAATGGCCGCAAAACGATGCAGGCAGGTGATACTATGAAGGTGCCAAAGGTAGAATTAAGGCCAGAGTATAGAAAGTAA
- the panB gene encoding 3-methyl-2-oxobutanoate hydroxymethyltransferase yields MGYLTTDKKKVTAKTLLEMKATGEKITQMTAYDFTTAAIIDAAGIDSILVGDSASNVMAGNQDTTPVTVDQMIYHARSVVRACQRCLVVCDMPFGSYQVSREEGIRNAIRIIKETGASAIKMEGGKEIADTIKGIVDAGIPVIGHLGLTPQSIHKFGGYGLRAKDNAEAEKLIEDALALDAVGVSAITLEKVPAALATKVTSMVKAATIGIGAGNGTDGQVLVYADALGMTDGFKPKFLRQFANVKKCMTEGVQEYIKCVKDTSFPSETESY; encoded by the coding sequence ATGGGATATTTAACAACGGATAAGAAGAAAGTAACTGCGAAGACATTATTGGAAATGAAGGCGACAGGTGAGAAGATTACTCAAATGACTGCTTATGATTTCACAACAGCAGCTATTATTGATGCTGCAGGGATAGATAGTATTCTTGTTGGCGACTCTGCGTCTAACGTGATGGCAGGTAATCAGGATACTACACCTGTTACAGTTGATCAGATGATTTATCACGCGCGTTCTGTTGTACGTGCCTGTCAGCGTTGTCTTGTTGTTTGTGATATGCCATTTGGCTCATATCAGGTCAGCCGAGAGGAAGGAATTCGTAACGCTATCCGTATTATAAAAGAGACAGGTGCTAGTGCAATTAAAATGGAGGGAGGTAAAGAGATTGCAGATACAATTAAAGGAATTGTTGATGCAGGTATACCTGTTATTGGTCATCTCGGACTTACTCCGCAAAGTATTCATAAGTTTGGTGGTTATGGACTTCGAGCAAAAGATAATGCAGAAGCTGAAAAACTTATAGAAGACGCACTTGCACTTGACGCAGTTGGGGTTAGTGCCATTACCCTTGAAAAGGTACCTGCAGCATTGGCTACAAAAGTCACTTCAATGGTTAAAGCTGCCACCATAGGTATAGGTGCAGGTAATGGAACAGATGGTCAGGTACTTGTCTATGCAGATGCTCTTGGAATGACAGATGGATTCAAACCTAAGTTCCTTCGTCAATTTGCAAATGTCAAAAAGTGTATGACGGAGGGTGTGCAAGAGTATATCAAGTGTGTAAAGGATACGAGCTTCCCTTCTGAAACAGAGTCGTATTAA
- a CDS encoding HAD family hydrolase, protein MVKACLFDLDGVVFDTEPIYTKFWHNVGLKYCPTIPNFAHDIKGQTLVQIYDKYFAGELDKQEEITKELNEFEHNMPFIYITGFEYFIKNIRSKGIKTAVVTSSNLEKMQNVYKKHPEFKDYFDEILTSEDFEESKPSPDCYLKAAARFDVSPQECVVFEDSFNGLRSGIASRARVIGLATTNSISELKPFTKEVIFNYKGFTLLDH, encoded by the coding sequence ATGGTAAAAGCTTGTTTGTTTGATTTAGATGGTGTCGTGTTTGATACAGAACCCATATATACGAAGTTTTGGCATAATGTTGGTCTAAAATATTGTCCTACTATACCTAATTTTGCTCATGATATAAAAGGACAAACATTGGTGCAGATCTATGATAAATACTTCGCTGGGGAACTAGATAAGCAAGAAGAAATTACCAAAGAATTGAATGAATTTGAACATAACATGCCTTTCATTTATATTACTGGTTTTGAATATTTTATAAAAAATATCAGAAGTAAAGGTATAAAGACTGCAGTTGTCACAAGTTCTAACCTTGAGAAGATGCAGAATGTTTATAAGAAACATCCAGAGTTCAAAGACTATTTCGATGAAATTCTCACTTCAGAAGATTTTGAAGAAAGCAAACCATCACCAGATTGTTATCTCAAAGCGGCCGCACGTTTTGATGTATCACCCCAAGAGTGCGTTGTCTTTGAAGATAGTTTCAATGGTTTACGCTCAGGTATAGCATCAAGAGCACGTGTAATAGGTCTTGCAACTACCAACTCTATATCTGAATTAAAGCCTTTTACAAAGGAAGTAATTTTTAATTATAAGGGTTTTACTTTGTTAGACCATTAA
- a CDS encoding MBL fold metallo-hydrolase gives MLNIQTFQVNPLQENCYVVSDETKECVIIDCGALTTSEQKTIIDYIKKEELSPVHNLGTHGHLDHHFGDAALLTAFNLLPEVEENDAVFMNNPKQAAAQMLGMVLDYDLPAGDLKLGENKTISFGSHTFKVMHTPGHSGGSVCFYCAEENVLFSGDTLFKGSIGRTDFPGGNMFQIISSLRELAQLPDATVVYPGHGPQTSIGFELAHNPYMDR, from the coding sequence ATGCTTAACATCCAGACTTTTCAGGTAAACCCTCTCCAAGAGAACTGTTACGTCGTCAGTGACGAGACAAAGGAATGTGTTATCATTGATTGCGGAGCATTAACTACAAGCGAACAAAAAACAATCATTGATTATATCAAAAAAGAAGAACTAAGCCCTGTACATAATCTTGGGACGCATGGACACCTTGACCATCACTTTGGAGACGCAGCACTTCTGACAGCTTTCAACCTTCTACCTGAAGTTGAAGAGAACGATGCTGTCTTTATGAACAACCCAAAGCAGGCCGCAGCACAAATGTTGGGTATGGTTCTCGACTATGATTTACCTGCCGGTGATTTAAAGCTTGGAGAGAATAAGACTATATCTTTTGGTTCTCATACCTTCAAAGTGATGCATACGCCAGGACATTCGGGTGGTTCTGTGTGTTTCTATTGTGCAGAAGAAAATGTCCTCTTCTCTGGCGACACACTGTTCAAGGGTAGTATTGGACGTACTGATTTCCCCGGGGGAAATATGTTCCAGATTATCAGTAGCCTTCGAGAACTAGCACAATTACCTGATGCCACAGTTGTCTATCCAGGCCATGGTCCACAGACTTCTATAGGCTTCGAACTTGCTCATAATCCATACATGGATCGTTAA